From a region of the Alosa sapidissima isolate fAloSap1 chromosome 9, fAloSap1.pri, whole genome shotgun sequence genome:
- the LOC121719646 gene encoding caspase recruitment domain-containing protein 16-like, translating to MPSAASRHSQVMTHREAAYTSRSARTDEEKGKMASMSHEDQLFMIRPDLIKKTSGALLRDLLDELQAPPRVISSREAEDVLQRTSVLQDQVTSLIDMVLKKGDRACGIMLSLLKELDSYLYQDLGL from the exons ATGCCCTCGGCAGCATCCAGACATTCCCAAGTCATGACCCACAGAGAAGCGGCTTACACAAGCAGATCTGCCAGGACTGATGAGGAAAAAGGGAAAATGGCCTCCATGTCACATGAAG ATCAACTGTTCATGATTCGTCCTGATCTCATCAAGAAAACATCGGGAGCTCTACTCCGAGATCTGTTGGATGAACTTCAAGCTCCGCCTCGTGTGATAAGCAGCAGGGAGGCAGAAGACGTCCTGCAGAGGACCAGCGTGCTGCAGGACCAGGTGACCTCCCTCATCGACATGGTGCTTAAAAAGGGGGACAGAGCATGTGGCATCATGCTCTCCCTCCTAAAAGAACTGGACAGCTACCTTTATCAAGACCTCGGCCTGTAA